The Acidobacteriota bacterium genome has a window encoding:
- a CDS encoding DUF2493 domain-containing protein, translated as MDRGGGRGAGAPRPAGPGGAAGADRMAAEWADQHSVPVDEYPASWDRHGAKAGRIRNREMLDNAKPDLVLAFPWGQSSGTAHMMLIAERAGVPIEAPQSTSATMSRDGTLTDLARLSRTPTPAEREQAAEAEQEAVAVAAAARREFRGGAPQRSAPRRGNGPPINRGHTSPTRSGDQPAADALPSSPQP; from the coding sequence CTGGATCGTGGGGGGGGGCGTGGCGCGGGGGCGCCGCGCCCCGCCGGGCCGGGGGGGGCGGCGGGCGCCGACCGCATGGCCGCCGAATGGGCGGATCAGCACAGCGTGCCCGTCGACGAGTACCCGGCGAGCTGGGATCGCCACGGCGCCAAGGCCGGACGAATCCGCAACCGCGAGATGCTCGACAACGCGAAGCCGGACCTCGTTCTCGCCTTTCCCTGGGGACAGTCGAGCGGAACCGCGCACATGATGCTGATCGCCGAGCGTGCGGGCGTCCCCATCGAGGCGCCGCAGAGCACATCCGCGACCATGTCCCGCGACGGCACCCTGACCGACCTCGCCAGGCTCAGCCGCACGCCCACTCCCGCCGAGCGGGAGCAGGCCGCTGAAGCGGAGCAAGAGGCGGTGGCCGTCGCCGCGGCCGCGCGGCGGGAGTTCCGGGGCGGCGCCCCGCAACGCTCCGCGCCGCGGCGCGGGAACGGGCCGCCCATCAACCGGGGCCACACGAGTCCGACCCGGAGTGGCGACCAGCCGGCCGCAGACGCGCTCCCGTCGAGCCCGCAGCCGTAG